One window from the genome of Megalobrama amblycephala isolate DHTTF-2021 linkage group LG4, ASM1881202v1, whole genome shotgun sequence encodes:
- the ttc37 gene encoding tetratricopeptide repeat protein 37, with amino-acid sequence MSSKEVKAELKNAREAIKNKEFKEALKHCKAVLKLEKNNYNAWVFIGVAATELQQPDQAQIAYRKASELEPEQLLAWQGLANLYEKSDQADFKAELPKIYQRLITLYETSDKAKCFEVSKKLVEVYQSEKNYLQVARVWRRLIQMKEGVEGVEDSELLELWKEMTRLLQDTVEDQDNETQQHLISAFERALKMTVDVPSEAHRSLSQDYIKCLSKLPHEAAKLKEVCDATLSCYPTHSYPLEALSEHYIKSGDCNEEAVCCFNRLSELDPNNSHAHFGLGIKACQDKKYEDAIKSIGLGLKGMRSSIIGWYNLALAQLKMHKYSDSATSSSQGLKSSVGNSDDWTQKLQRLRLDALVRTGRDQDADEALQMLAQISDAKNDPVLLALKGRAHLQKGQTEEAFQVSAELLSSHPGSVEGLTLRGLTHVAKEQLKQAEESFLEALSRSPDDGELYFLLGRLYWNMGEEIRRDRSKAHTHLLKAAKLDPYLGSVFRFLGHYYREVAKDQGRARGCYKRAFELDSSDAEAGAATVDLSMEQGDMDSALTVLQSVTERATPGSAKWAWMRRGLYHLKIGQHQQAIADLQAALRADPQDWVCWECLGEAYLNRRSFTAALKAFDKAHLLQPTSIYSLYQTAAIKQILGRFKEAASEYRQILEQEEYVPALKGLGECLLALAKSALDDYLDGRAVDLIQNAIHYLFSAVKQRPDLSCLWKLLGDACTTCRAVSTNRVKVLVPGALCGMDPPNQSHTLSQRQLLTVGERCFGHALKLMPEAPSLWCDLGLNYYHQSRLLSCLFPEEDPQPLLEKALQCVKKAIMLDSANHTYWNALGVVAMAKGIENFALAQHSFIKSVKAESNNVVAWTNLGALYLKKGNIELSHEAFKIAQSLEPLYVNCWIGQALIAETVGSYDTMDLFRHTTELSTHTEGVKGYAYWVCSTLLDRSNRDSELYLYNIVQMNAVSAAQVALSKYTERIQTDPDAFIMLGYLNTHLQLRKQATVAYRRAVELLQASPHTDKLSFALRGYGRALSDDGQWEEAVRIFSSTSLEELHDLIGLALACFKIGRLPESIQAYEKALAVASSEKEKACVLTALALIQHRLGSMDHAKTLLFKCSMLKEPIPESLQCLCALGLAHGDVTLASATLAELLKLGEPVGGAVEEYCLLTCTLLALKGNFSGVHREASRAIHRNPGNPSLWALLSRLVPQYCPNKASGGAVAGSVACHASLTLGKRALLYSGVNQLASGRHSGEDRRRNALKTIQRAVLLCPDDPAGWAGLMAACHTENTACLLSGSAPRREDLEKAHMTLVSEKVKGLHGEDGLLAQALEGWVLQQAVTGLKQSGQYDQAETLCSQVLSVSPEHPVVFLMLRQVQCERLLQSEAGNSVPPAVLDQLSAAVMANLTSVSAWHWLAEVYRSQGLLAQASVAYRQSLQLASQLGDHNGKMSSLLRLALLALMPCLAGVCVSEWKDLVLEASAEVLKMGISPVALLFQALLQFSIKMGARETRRLLERIVYASASGSSETIASVARWYLLRHLHAKDDLELIDTLLLKATAAGDSRLVDFHRRLYPSS; translated from the exons ATGTCCAGTAAAGAAGTGAAAGCTGAGCTGAAAAATGCAAGAGAAGCCATTAAAAATAAAGAGTTTAAAGAAGCTTTGAAACATTGTAAG GCTGTTCTCAAGCTTGAGAAGAATAACTATAATGCTTGGGTGTTCATTGGAGTGGCAGCCACAGAGCTGCAGCAGCCGGATCAGGCACAGATCGCCTACAGAAAGGCCTCTGAACTGGAGCCAGAGCAACTGCTGGCATGGCAG GGTTTAGCAAATCTGTACGAAAAAAGTGACCAAGCAGATTTCAAAGCTGAACTGCCAAAGATTTACCAGAGACTTATTACACTGTATGAAAC CTCAGACAAAGCAAAATGTTTCGAAGTGAGCAAGAAGTTGGTGGAAGTCTATCAGTCGGAGAAGAACTATTTACAG GTGGCCAGAGTGTGGCGGAGGTTAATCCAGATGAAGGAGGGAGTGGAAGGGGTGGAGGATTCAGAGCTGCTGGAGCTGTGGAAGGAGATGACCAGACTCCTGCAGGACACTGTTGAGGATCAGGACAATGAGACTCAGCAGCAC CTGATATCAGCATTTGAAAGAGCTTTGAAAATGACAGTAGATGTGCCCAGTGAAGCCCACAGGAGCCTCTCACAGGATTACATTAAATGTCTTTCTAAG CTTCCTCATGAGGCGGCCAAGCTAAAAGAGGTTTGTGATGCTACGCTGTCCTGCTATCCAACACACTCCTACCCTCTAGAGGCCCTCAGTGAGCACTACATCAAATCAG GTGACTGCAATGAAGAAGCTGTCTGTTGTTTCAACCGTCTCTCAGAACTGGATCCTAACAACTCACACGCTCACTTTGGTCTTGGTATTAAAGCTTGTCAGGATAAAAAATATGAGGATGCCATCAAAAGTATTGGTCTGG GACTGAAAGGGATGCGCTCGTCCATCATCGGGTGGTATAATCTGGCTCTGGCTCAactaaaaatgcataaatactCTGACAGTGCCACATCTTCCAGCCAAG gcCTGAAGTCGAGTGTGGGGAACTCTGATGATTGGACTCAAAAGCTGCAGAGGTTGAGACTAGATGCCCTGGTGAGGACTGGAAGAGACCAGGATGCTGATGAAGCTCTGCAGATGCTTGCACAG ATTTCAGATGCCAAAAATGACCCAGTGCTTTTAGCATTAAAGGGAAGAGCTCACTTGCAAAAAGGCCAAACTGAGGAAGCATTTCAG GTTTCAGCTGAGCTGCTAAGCTCTCATCCAGGATCTGTGGAGGGTCTCACTCTGAGGGGGCTGACGCATGTTGCTAAAGAACAGCTCAAACAAGCTGAGGAGAG CTTTCTGGAGGCTTTATCCAGAAGCCCAGATGATGGGGAGTTATACTTCTTGCTGGGGCGCCTGTACTGGAACATGGGAGAGGAAATACGCAGGGACCGTAGCAAAGCCCATACACACTTGCTCAAG gCTGCTAAACTGGACCCGTATCTTGGTTCAGTGTTTCGTTTCCTGGGTCATTACTACAGAGAGGTGGCAAAGGATCAGGGCAGAGCCAGAGGCTGCTATAAGAGAGCATTTGAGCTGGATTCCTCTGATGCAGAGGCTGGAGCGGCTACTGTAGACCTCAGCATGGAGCAGGGAGACATG GACTCAGCTCTGACTGTTCTGCAGTCTGTGACAGAGAGAGCCACTCCTGGCTCTGCTAAATGGGCCTGGATGAGGAGAGGTCTCTACCACCTCAAGATTGGCCAGCACCAACAGGCCATTGCAGA TCTGCAGGCGGCGTTAAGGGCTGATCCTCAGGACTGGGTGTGCTGGGAATGTTTAGGTGAGGCTTATCTGAACCGCAGGAGTTTCACAGCTGCTCTGAAAGCCTTTGATAAAGCACATCTACTTCAGCCCACCTCCATCTACAGCCTCTATCAGACGGCCGCCATCAAACAGATCCTGGGGCGGTTTAAAGAGGCTGCCTCAGAGTACAGGCAGATCTTAGAGCAGGAGGAATATGTGCCGGCATTGAAAG GTCTGGGTGAATGCTTGTTAGCCTTGGCTAAAAGTGCACTGGATGACTATCTTGATGGAAGAGCTGTAGATTTGATACAGAATGCCATCCATTACCTCTTCAG TGCTGTAAAGCAAAGACCAGACCTGTCATGTCTATGGAAGTTACTTGGTGATGCCTGCACCACTTGCAGAGCTGTGTCCACGAACCGAGTCAAAGTGCTGGTTCCTGGAGCTCTATGTGGAATGGATCCACCCAATCAGAGCCATACACTGAGCCAGAGACAGCTCCTCACTGTAGGAGAAAG GTGCTTTGGTCATGCTTTGAAACTGATGCCGGAGGCCCCCAGTCTGTGGTGTGACCTCGGCCTGAACTATTACCACCAATCCAGACTGCTCAGCTGCCTGTTTCCTGAGGAGGATCCCCAGCCTCTGCTGGAGAAAGCCTTGCAG TGTGTGAAGAAGGCGATCATGCTGGACAGTGCTAATCACACATACTGGAACGCCCTCGGTGTCGTCGCCATGGCAAAGG gaaTAGAAAACTTTGCACTTGCACAACACAGTTTCATCAAATCAGTAAAAGCTGAGTCAAAT AATGTGGTTGCATGGACTAACCTTGGTGCTTTGTATCTGAAGAAGGGAAATATAGag CTCTCTCATGAAGCTTTCAAGATTGCTCAGTCTCTAGAGCCCCTCTATGTGAACTGCTGGATCGGACAG GCCCTTATTGCTGAGACCGTTGGCAGTTATGACACCATGGACCTTTTCAGACACACCACAGAACTGAGCACTCAT ACTGAGGGAGTGAAGGGTTACGCGTACTGGGTTTGCTCCACGCTGCTGGACAGGAGCAACAGAGACTCAGAGCTCTACCTCTACAACATAGTCCAGATGAACGCCGTCTCTGCTGCCCAGGTGGCTCTGAGCAAGTACACTG AGAGGATTCAAACCGACCCTGACGCCTTCATCATGCTCGGATACCTGAACACACACCTGCAGCTGAGGAAACAGGCCACTGTGGCATATCGCAG AGCTGTCGAGTTGCTTCAGGCATCTCCTCACACAGACAAGCTCAGCTTTGCTCTGAGGGGTTACGGACGTGCCCTCAG TGATGATGGACAGTGGGAAGAAGCAGTGCGTATTTTTTCTTCCACATCACTAGAAGAGCTGCATGATCTCATCGGTCTGGCGCTCGCCTGTTTCAAAATCGGTCGCCTGCCAGAGAGCATTCAGG CCTATGAGAAAGCCCTTGCAGTTGCCTCTAGTGAGAAGGAAAAGGCCTGTGTACTCACTGCACTGGCCCTGATACAGCACAGGCTGGGCAGCATGGATCATGCCAAAACACTTCTCTTCAAGTG ctCCATGCTTAAAGAGCCCATCCCAGAGAGCCTGCAGTGTCTCTGTGCTCTGGGTTTGGCTCATGGGGACGTGACCCTGGCAAGTGCTACACTCGCCGAGCTGCTGAAACTGGGGGAACCTGTAGGAGGCGCTGTGGAGGAGTACTGTCTGCTCACTTGCACCCTGCTGGCCCTGAAGGGCAACTTTAGCGGTGTACATAGAGAGGCTTCTAGGGCTATACACAG GAACCCAGGGAATCCATCTCTCTGGGCTCTTCTCTCCAGACTGGTGCCACAGTACTGCCCCAACAAAGCCAGT gGAGGCGCTGTGGCCGGCAGTGTGGCATGTCATGCCAGCTTGACACTTGGAAAG AGGGCGTTGCTGTACAGTGGAGTGAATCAGTTGGCCTCAGGCCGCCACTCTGGTGAGGACAGAAGACGCAATGCTCTGAAAACAATCCAGAGAGCTGTGCTGCTGTGCCCAG ATGATCCTGCTGGATGGGCGGGGCTAATGGCCGCCTGTCACACAGAGAACACGGCATGCTTACTCTCAGGCTCCGCCCCTCGCAGAGAAGATCTTGAGAAGGCGCACATGACCCTGGTGTCTGAAAAAG TGAAGGGCCTGCATGGAGAGGACGGGCTCTTGGCTCAGGCTCTGGAGGGCTGGGTGCTGCAGCAGGCCGTGACTGGACTCAAACAGAGTGGCCAATATGACCAGGCAGAAACTCTTTGCTCCCAG GTTCTTAGTGTCTCTCCAGAGCATCCTGTGGTGTTCCTGATGTTGAGGCAGGTTCAGTGTGAGCGCCTCCTGCAGTCTGAGGCCGGTAACTCTGTTCCTCCTGCTGTGCTGGATCAGCTCAGTGCTGCCGTCATGGCCAACCTCACATCTGTGTCCGCCTGGCAT TGGTTGGCAGAAGTTTACCGCTCTCAGGGTCTGCTGGCTCAGGCCTCTGTGGCTTATAGACAGAGTCTTCAGCTGGCATCTCAGCTGGGAGATCACAACGGAAAGATGAGCAGCCTGCTCCGACTAGCCCTGCTGGCGCTCATGCCATGTTTG GCTGGTGTCTGTGTCTCTGAGTGGAAGGATCTGGTGTTGGAGGCCAGCGCTGAAGTCTTAAAAATGGGCATCTCACCAGTAGCTCTGCTCTTCCAAGCCTTACTGCAGTTCTCCATAAAAATGGGCGCCAG GGAGACCCGTCGCCTGTTGGAGAGGATTGTTTATGCTTCAGCCTCAGGCAGCTCTGAAACAATAGCATCAGTGGCACGTTGGTACCTCCTGCGCCACCTGCACGCCAAAGATGACCTGGAGCTGATTGAT ACCCTGTTGTTGAAGGCTACAGCAGCCGGAGACAGCAGACTGGTGGATTTCCACAGACGCCTCTACCCATCCAGCTGA